One Nocardioides sp. DNA window includes the following coding sequences:
- a CDS encoding family 1 glycosylhydrolase: MRAPRLPFEQVDVVGYCDTTDFGWPVVPDGLRELLILLRARYRAALPPIHVAESGCSYGTGPDADGVVADQPRI, encoded by the coding sequence GTGAGGGCGCCGAGACTGCCGTTCGAACAGGTCGACGTCGTCGGCTACTGCGACACCACCGACTTCGGCTGGCCGGTTGTGCCGGACGGATTGCGCGAACTACTGATCCTGCTGCGGGCTCGCTATCGCGCGGCACTCCCGCCGATCCACGTCGCCGAGAGCGGGTGCTCGTACGGCACGGGGCCCGACGCCGACGGCGTCGTCGCCGACCAGCCGCGCATCGA